In Vicinamibacteria bacterium, a genomic segment contains:
- a CDS encoding efflux RND transporter periplasmic adaptor subunit, whose product MGLRFKTKHFLIAAPVLIVGTAVLAFSGRASTGSSPKGASPLAAVVRVVPTPLSSVLTLSGEFRPFQEADLHAKVAGYIRKISVDVGDRVKAGQVLAVLEVPELSAQVLGAEASTRRSEDSIRRAQSELEKAESLHAATHSAYARLKEASQTRPGLIAEQELDEAQARDKQAEAQIEVSRAALSENGNQLWVAKAETQRVTALSDYARITAPFAGVITKRYADPGALIQAGTASSTQAMPVVRLADTTKLRLVLPTPESVVPQVHLGTVVRVRVPTLGRTFEGRVARFADALDEQTRTMRTEIDVDNPDGSIVLGMYAEADLVLAQRDRVLTVPLQAVARTGSEARVLVIGAGDVVEERSVKLGLEGPQRVEVLSGLREGDRVIIGSRSQFRIGDPVTPHELSPEAEKTGEGFS is encoded by the coding sequence ATGGGGCTTAGGTTTAAGACCAAGCACTTCCTAATCGCGGCGCCGGTATTGATCGTGGGGACGGCGGTCCTGGCCTTCTCAGGCCGGGCCAGCACAGGCAGCAGCCCGAAAGGCGCGTCCCCCCTCGCCGCGGTCGTACGGGTCGTGCCCACGCCCCTCTCAAGCGTCCTCACCCTATCCGGTGAGTTCCGCCCCTTCCAAGAGGCCGACCTCCACGCCAAAGTGGCTGGCTACATCCGCAAGATCTCCGTGGACGTAGGAGACCGTGTCAAGGCGGGGCAGGTCCTGGCCGTTCTGGAGGTGCCGGAGCTCAGTGCGCAGGTCCTGGGGGCGGAAGCATCGACAAGACGCAGTGAAGACAGCATTCGCCGTGCCCAGAGCGAGCTCGAGAAGGCGGAGTCGCTTCATGCCGCCACCCACTCTGCCTATGCGCGGCTGAAGGAGGCGTCTCAGACGCGGCCGGGTCTGATCGCGGAGCAGGAGCTGGACGAGGCCCAAGCCCGGGACAAGCAGGCCGAGGCTCAGATCGAGGTGTCCCGCGCCGCGCTTTCCGAGAACGGGAACCAGCTATGGGTGGCAAAGGCGGAGACGCAGCGCGTCACGGCCCTTTCCGACTACGCCCGGATCACCGCACCCTTTGCCGGCGTCATCACCAAGCGTTACGCGGATCCGGGAGCCCTGATCCAGGCAGGCACGGCCTCCAGCACCCAGGCCATGCCCGTGGTTCGGCTCGCGGACACCACGAAGCTGCGCCTGGTGCTGCCCACTCCGGAGTCCGTCGTACCCCAGGTCCACCTGGGAACGGTGGTCCGGGTCCGCGTCCCCACCCTGGGCCGCACGTTCGAGGGTCGGGTGGCTCGGTTCGCGGACGCCTTGGACGAGCAGACCCGTACCATGCGCACCGAGATCGACGTGGACAACCCTGACGGGTCGATCGTTCTGGGCATGTACGCAGAGGCGGACCTGGTGCTGGCGCAGAGGGACCGGGTGCTCACGGTCCCCCTCCAGGCGGTGGCCCGCACCGGCTCCGAGGCCCGGGTGCTGGTCATCGGAGCCGGGGACGTCGTCGAGGAGCGGTCGGTGAAGTTGGGCCTCGAGGGACCCCAACGAGTCGAGGTGCTCTCCGGACTTCGAGAGGGTGACCGGGTGATCATCGGCAGCCGCAGCCAGTTCCGGATCGGGGATCCGGTCACACCGCACGAGCTCTCCCCGGAAGCGGAGAAGACCGGAGAGGGCTTCTCCTAG